One Eurosta solidaginis isolate ZX-2024a chromosome 5, ASM4086904v1, whole genome shotgun sequence DNA segment encodes these proteins:
- the mRpL50 gene encoding large ribosomal subunit protein mL50, whose product MSLRKYIKFFIQKHKTWQIVTSTYSTAAANGPQLQVRGTMKNMEKSIASKGFLRSQKSYSPGSNIVEAVHAICDNLKIPKSIGYKLKNLEEKFRILDACYKNFQHSVPNSQVHEMQSIDDVVQFYETPVNTTTPYDALKTMDLPENLHIQYDYLRYHPDTDTKFKGQTAFPKSSTLVTGLKYRGKYEGHEAKRSWP is encoded by the exons ATGAGTTTACGtaaatacataaaattttttattcaaaaacat AAAACATGGCAGATTGTTACGTCAACTTATTCCACTGCCGCAGCAAATGGACCACAACTACAAGTTCGCGGTACCATGAAGAATATGGAAAAATCCATAGCTTCAAAAGG atttttgcgatcgcagaaatcTTATAGTCCTGGGTCTAATATTGTGGAAGCAGTACATGCAATTTGTGACAATCTGAAGATACCCAAGTCCATTGGATACAAACTTAAAAATTTGGAAGAAAAGTTCAGAATTTTGGACGCATGTTACAAGAATTTTCAGCATAGTGTACCAAACTCTCAAGTACACGAAATGCAAAGTATTG ATGATGTAGTCCAATTTTACGAAACTCCCGTCAACACTACAACGCCATATGATGCGCTGAAGACCATGGATctacctgaaaatttgcatataCAGTATGACTATTTGCGTTACCATCCAGACACAGATACAAAGTTCAAGGGACAAACTGCTTTTCCCAAAAGTTCTACACTTGTAACCGGACTTAAATATCGTGGCAAATATGAAGGGCATGAAGCAAAACGTTCGTGGCCATAA
- the Neos gene encoding uncharacterized protein Neos codes for MAENENKQNPNLKIIRDPNLAKSRIFVGNLPTCTREELESICLPYGKVLGSLVQKNFGFVQFENEEIANKVASALNRSIFKGNTVTVRNAASKQAKQNKQDQAGGTNVNNTQFGGDTGGSNNPNPDYNDCEIIVIDRRNTKYAEYIEQRLKDINLRVDVLFPNEDVPLGKVLVNISTRGCLYAILVTPQHEEHNSITVNILYGQPAEHRNMPVEDAIKLIATDFRQKLACDAAQKAAFVPTVPVVVPKPLPIANENFRHPRAIQTLLNSLADNMTLTVLQYDRIIKYLQERRELQVNIELGDAADIATKVPDPEIELQKKILDIMNKPSIAETHYKLMYPTLDAVRTDYRVMELLKDTRVQKALESLMDSNLVATVENYMKF; via the exons ATGGCTGAAAATGAGAATAAGCAAAACCCAAATTTAAAGATTATACGCGATCCTAACTTGGCAAAGAGTAGAATTTTCGTAGGAAATCTTCCTACGTGCACCCGCGAGGAATTGGAAAGTATATGTCTGCCCTATGGAAAAGTTTTGGGATCATTGGTGCAAAAAAATTTTGGCTTCGTGCAATTTGAGAATGAGGAAATTGCAAACAAAGTAGCTTCTGCACTTAATCGATCTATTTTTAAAGGGAATACAGTAACTGTAAGAAATGCCGCTTCGAAGCAAGCCAAGCAAAATAAACAGGATCAAGCTGGTGGCACAAATGTAAACAATACTCAATTTGGTGGAGATACTGGCGGATCCAATAATCCGAATCCAGATTATAATGATTGTGAAATTATAGTTATTGATCGCCGGAATAC aaaatatgcTGAGTACATTGAACAGCGCCTAAAGGATATAAACCTTAGGGTGGATGTACTTTTCCCTAATGAGGATGTGCCACTTGGCAAAGTGCTAGTAAATATCTCTACACGCGGTTGTTTGTATGCTATATTAGTGACACCGCAACACGAAGAGCACAATAGCATAACTGTTAATATTTTATATGGTCAGCCCGCAGAGCATCGAAATATGCCGGTCGAGGATGCTATCAAATTGATTGCTACAGATTTTCGTCAAAAGTTAGCTTGCGATGCCGCTCAAAAAGCAGCATTTGTTCCAACTGTGCCAGTTGTTGTGCCCAAACCACTGCCAAtagcaaatgaaaattttcgtcATCCTCGTGCAATACAAACACTACTTAATTCGTTGGCTGATAATATGACCCTTACTGTACTTCAATATGATAGAATAATAAAATATCTACAAGAACGTCGCGAATTGCAGGTAAACATTGAACTGGGCGATGCCGCGGATATAGCAACAAAAGTACCCGATCctgaaattgaattgcaaaaaaaaatacttgacatTATGAATAAACCATCTATAGCCGAAACTCATTATAAGCTGATGTATCCTACTTTGGATGCGGTCAGAACTGACTATCGCGTAATGGAGCTCTTAAAAGATACACGCGTTCAGAAAGCTCTTGAGTCTTTAATGGATTCAAATTTGGTTGCTACTGTTGAGAACTATATGAAATTTTAA